The following is a genomic window from Paraburkholderia largidicola.
CTGTTCCGCAATCGCTATGTGCTGTGCCTCGCACTCGTCGATACGTGTGCGTCGGCGGCGGGCAGCACGCTGTCCGTGTGGCAGCCGCAACTGCTCAAGTCCTTCGGCCTGTCCGTCATGCAGACGGGCTTGCTGAACTCGGTTCCGTACGCGGTAGCTTCCGTACTGATGGTCTACTGGGGCCGCCGCTCGGACCGGCTGGGCGAGCGCCGCTGGCACACCGTCGTGCCGATGCTGCTGATCGGCGTGGGCCTGTTCGCGACGTCGCTGAGCGGCTCACTGCTGCCGACGGTCTGCATGCTGTGCGCGGTGCTCGTCGGCGCCTATTCGTTCAAAGGCCCGTTCTGGGCGCTGGCCACTGACATGTTGTCGAATAGCGCCGTGGCAGCAGGTCTCGCGACGGTTAATGCGATCGCGAACCTGCTTGGCGGCGGTCTGATGGTGAACGTCTACGGATGGGTGAAGGACGCGACGGGTAGCTACGCGCTGGCATTGATGCCGCTCGCCATTCTTACACTCGTGAGCGTCGCGACGCTGTTGCTCCTGACGCGCAACGGTTCGGCAAGCCGTCTTGCCGGTAAGACGGGGACCATCTGAGCATGAAGTCCAGAACGAGGCGCGAGTTTCTCCAGGTTGCTGGTGCGGCGCTGGTGTCGGCAGCGCTGCCGAGGCTGGCTGGTGCGGAAGAAACATGGTCGAGCGGTACGGAGCGGCCAGTGTTCAGGTTGCCGGAAGGCGCCATCGACTGTCACATGCATATCTACGACGACCGCTTCCCGGTTGCGCCGGGCACGACGCTGCGTCCAACTAATGCGACGGTCGCGCAATACCGGCTTCTGCAGTCGCGGCTCGGCGTGAAGCGTAACGTGGTCGTCACGCCGTCGACGTACTGAACCGATAACCGCTGCACGCTCGACGCCCTCAGGCAATTCGGCGATCAGGCGCGCGGCGTCGCCGTCATCGATAGTTCAGTGAATGATGCCGAATTGCAGACGCTCCATCGGGGCGGCATCCGTGCGATTCGCTTCAATCTGAGTTATCCGGGTGCGACGACGCTCGACATGCTTGCGCCGCTTGCTGCGCGCATCGCCGATCTCGGCTGGCATATCGAACTGGTGGTGCAGGGCGCGCGGCTACCGGAACTCGAACGTCATCTGTCCGCGCTGCCTTGCCCGCTTGTCATTGACCATATCGCCCTTGTTCCGCAGCCGGGTGGGCTGTCTTCGGACGCGTTACGCACCGCGCGACGGCTCGTCGAACGAGGTAATACATGGATCACGTTGTCAGGGCCGTATGTCGACAGCGAGACGGGCGCGCCTGTCTATGAAGATGTCGCGCCAGTCGCAAAAGCGCTGATCGACATGGCGCCGGAGCGAATCCTATGGGGAACCGACTGGCCTCATCCGACGGAAAAGACTCAAAAGCCGGACGATGCGAACCTGTTGGACATCATCGCAAATTGGATTGGGCGTGCGGACTGGCAGCAAAGGATATTCGTCGACACCCATTAGCGGACCCGGTGTCAAGCGAGCAAACAATCCCCTCGACCAGGTGAGGGGCCGATGCCGATTCTACTGATCGAAGGCAGTAGCCAATCGCACCCGTTTCTTCGCTTCATGGCTGCGACGGATCGCGCCAGACACCCATCAGGATCAAGCGATCGGCGTGCAGCGGCTGCCTGTCGCCCTGGTGGCTCTGCCACCCCAGAAGAACTACAAGGGCTTCCCCATTGAGCACAAGCGCAATCGAAGTTCGATGTCGATACATGCTGCAATGCCGTTTCGGCGCGTGTGAGAAGGTGAAGGACTGCTGTACTACAACCGGTCATATTGGGCCGTTGGCCCGGACCCTGATGAAAGACGCGCGCAAGGACCTCATTCTTTGGGCGGGACAGAAATCCCCGTTCTTCTGACAGGTATGCCTTGCGCGGGTCCAACCCGCTTCACATCACCGCTGGCAGTGCAAAGTGATCGTCAATTCCCTCGTGGTTGCTCTGATGCCTCGAGATGCTTATCTATCGGACGTAGTGTCCGTTCATGCGGTCGCCGGTAGGGCCTTGAAGGCGTCCCCGTATTTCAGAGTCGCCCACGCCATGCGCGCGTTCTTCGCTGCGATGGCGACGGCTGCGCGCCAGTAGCCGCGACGCTCGACGAGACTTCTCACCCAGCGGCTGAAACGGTCCTGCTTGTCGCCCAGACTCGCCATCACCGAGCGAGCTCCGAGTATCAGCAGATTGCGGAGGTACGCATCTCCCGTCTTCGTGATGGCGCCGAGCCGTTCCTTACCTCCGCTGCTGTACTGGCTTGGCGTGAGGCCGATCCATGCGGCCACCTGGCGGCCGTTTCTGAAGTCATGTCCGGCGCCGAGACTCGCAAGCAAAGCGCTTGCAGTGGTCGGGCCAATGCCGCGCAGATGCATCAGCCGTCGGCTTCGCTCATCGTCTCGGGCGATTTCGCTAATTGCGCGATCGTATTCGGCGAGCCGGGCTTCGATGTTGCCGGCGTGTTCGAGCAGATCACTGATGCAGCGTCGGGCCCAGCCGGGCAATGCATCCAGATGGGTGGGTATCTCTCTTCGTAGGCGTTCCGGACTCTGCGGTAGCACCACGCCGAATTCGGAGAGCAAGCCACGTATGCGGTTATAGATCGCGGTCCGTTCCTCGACGAAACCCTGACGTGTTCGATGCAGGCAGAGTGTCGCCTGTTGGTGCTCGTCCTTCAGCGGCACGAAACGCATGCTGGGGCGCGTCACTGCCTCACAGATTGCCGCAGCATCGGCGGCGTCGTTCTTGCCACGCTTGCCTGACATCCGGTACGGCGCCACGAGTTTCGGTGCCATCAGCTTCACCGTGTGGCCGTACTGCTGGAACATGCGCGCCCAGTGATGTGCTCCCGAGCATGCCTCCATGCCGATGAGACAGGGCGGCAGCTGGGCGATCAGCGTGAGCAGTTGATCGCGTGAGACGCGCGGTTTGATCAATACTGCCTTGCCGCCTTCATCCACTCCGTGAACGGCAAAGACGTTCTTGGCAAGATCGATTCCGACGGTGACAACGGGCATGGACTTCCCCTTTAACTTGGTGTTCGTTGGACGTTCAAAACTTCATCACGGCACGTTGATGCTAATTTACGGCTTCACCGCAACCACGGGACGGGGAAGTCCCTTTCATTCTTTGGTGCCGCAACGCGTCCATCGGGTTCGCACAATACTCGTGGTTGCCAAACGTCCGGCACCAATCCAGGGCTGGCTCGTGTTGCAGGCGATCCGCTTTGCTGCACTTCGGGGACGGCGGCACGACATCCCATTCAATCTCGGTGGCTTGTGGCCCAGTCAACGATGAGGGCTTGCCGGTCGCCGTCGTAACGCTTATGCGAAGCAGCGAGTCACATCAAATGGTTTTCGCTCCTTCAGCATGTGGAAACACGCGCGGGCCAGCTTGTGAGCCAGGGCCTTGCGGGCGAGCACTGAATTCGTCCTCGCTTTCTTGCGTTCGTAGAACAGCCGGGCTTCGGTGCTAAAGTGCATCGCGAAGTTGGCCGCCTCGATGAATGCCCAGCACAGGTATGGATTTCCATTCCTGGTATTGCCTTCGCCCTTTTTCTTGCCGTTGCTCATGCGCTGGCTGTCCACGCACCGCGCGTAGGAAGCGAAGTTGCCAGCGTTGGCGAAACGCTCGATGGTTCCGGTTTCGAGCATGATCACGGTGGCAAGCGTCTGGCCGATGCCGGGCACCGTGGTCAGCAAGACATAGTCGGGATGTCGCGCGACTTCCTTCTGGAGACGCCTTTCAACGATAGCAATCTGTTCGCGAAGCGTCGTGATGACTGCGACGTTCGCGCGGACCGCGAGCGCCACATTGTCGGGCAGGCCCATCTGATCGACAGCGTGTTCGTCGAGTCGCTTGACCTGATTACTTGTGATTCGCGTGCCATACTGACGCGCTGTAATGTTCTCGACGGCGAGAATGTGACTGGTGCAGCTGCGTACCAGCTGCATGCGCTTGCGCGCCAGGTCTCGTACCTCACGGAGCCTCGCCGGCAGGATGGTGCCCACCGGAAGGATCCCCAGGCGTAGCAGGTGGGCCAGGTAGCGCGCGTCGGTCTCGTCGCCGCTATGTTTGAGCCCATCGTACTTTTTGATCGCGGTGGTGTTGGCGAGATGAACCACGTAGCCGGCCGTCTGCAGGCCGTCGACAAGCCAGTACCAGTTGAACGTGGATTCGACCACGACGCCGGCCATCCCGGCTCGCCATGGAGCAAGGAACGCCAGGATCTTCGCCAGGTCGTTCGGCAGGCGTTTTTCGGCGACCACGCGGTCCGTTTCGTCGATCACGCTCACCACGCTATTGTTCGAATGCAGGTCAATGCCGCTATAGTTCATGATGACCTCCTTCTGGTTAAAGCTGTTTCGGCAAACTCACTTTAACCCCGTCGCCCGGCAGGGCGACGGCAGGAGGTCCGCTAGATGATTTTCAATCCGGTAAAGCTTTACCAGTTCGCCTAGCACCTTTTTGCGGAGTTGGAGAGACGACGTAGTCCAGTGGCATTCTGGATGCTTGTCCGTCGTGACGTGCTTTTACCGCGAGCCGAGACTGCGCTTCGAATTGAAGCGTCCGTTTAGAACTTGAAAGCGGCCGTTGCTTTGACCTCGTTCAGTCGGCCGTTTCGGGTCCGGGGTGCTGTCGATCGCGTCGGGCACGAGTCGGCCAACGGACTAAACCGCTCGCGCGGTATGCACTCCGTTTGAACGCGGTGGTTCTTCATAGGAAACCCGCCCGGTTTCCTATGTTGAGCAATGAGGCACTCCGCCTCGTTGCTCAACAGGAGCCCAGCCATGACTACCCCCAGCCAAGGCATCAGTCCGCTACGCCAGCGCATGATGGACGACATGCGCATGCGCCGCCTCGCGCCAGCCACACAAGCCAACTATCTTCGTGTGGTTCGAGAGTTCACCGTCTTTCTCGGTCGCTCGCCTGACACCGCCACCGTCGAGGACTTGCGGCGCTATCAGCTACATCTGGTTGACCGCGGTGTGTCGCCGATTTCCCTCAACGCGGCGATCACCGGATTGAAGTTCTTCTTTGCCACCACGCTCGGTCAAGGGGAGTTGATGGCGAAGATGCGTCCGATTTATCTTCCGCGTACCTTGCCCGTCATACTCAGCCGCGACGAAGTGGGGCGGCTGATCGCGGCGGCCAGTAACCTCAAGCATCAGACAGCGCTCGCAGTAGCCTATGGCACAGGACTACGTGCCAGCGAGGTGGTGGCCCTGAAGGTCGGAGACATCGACAGCCAGCGCATGACGCTGCGCGTTGAACAGGGTAAAGGTCAGAAGGACCGCTACGCGATGCTGTCCCCGGTGCTGCTTGAGCGCCTGCGGGTCTGGTGGCGAGTGGCCCGGGCCCAGGGCAAGATGCTCGACGGCGGCTGGCTGTTTCCCGGGCTCAATCCGATTGAATCGCTCAGCACCCGTCAACTCAATCGGGTGGTCCATGCGGCCGCCGAGGCCGCTGGAATCGACAAGCGTGTGTCCATGCACACCTTGCGCCATAGCTTTGCCACCCACCTACTGGAACAGAAGGTCGATATCCGCGTGATTCAGGTCATGCTTGGGCACAAGAAGCTCGAGACCACAGCGCTTTATGCCCAGGTCGCCACCGATATTCTGCGTGAAGTGGTCAGCCCTCTCGATGGTCTGGATCCTGCGTAGATAGCCGTCGTGGCGCATTGCGCGCTCGAGGTAGCCGACGTCTTCCGCGCTCTTGGTCCAGCGTGGCGCCAATCCGCTCACCTGAACCTTGGGCAACTGAAGGTGATGTCAGCGATCGAACAGTGCCGCAGCGCGGCGCTGGGAGGGCACGTGCTGCGTTGCCAGGGATGCGCCAGGATCGAGATCGCCTACAACTCATGCCGCAACAGACATTGTCCGAGGTGTCAGGCTACCGCTGCGCGCCGGTGGCTCCAAGCGCGTGAGGCCGATCTTCTTCCCGTCGAGTACTACCACGTGGTCTTTACGCTGCCGGCTGCGATCAGCGCGATTGCGTACTACAACAAGGCCGTCATCTATGGGCTGCTGTTCGATATCGCGGCCGAAACATTGCGCAGCATCGCCGCCGATCCGAAGCATCTCGGGGCACAGATCGGTGCCACTCTCGTGCTGCATACCTGGGGCTCCGCGCTCACGCATCATCCCCATGTGCATGGCATCGTTCCCGGTGGTGGGCTGTCGCCGGACCGAAGCAGGTGGGTAGCGTGCAAGCCAGGCTTCTTCCTTCCGGTGCGCGTGCTCTCGCGCCTGTTCCGGCGACGCTTCCTCGAGGAGCTGGAAGCGATCTATCGCCGCGGCCAGTTGCGCTTCTTCGGCGAATACGCCGAGCTCAACGATATGGCAGCCTTTGCCGGGTGGCTTGCGCCAATGCGTACATGTGAGTGGGTGGTATACGCCAAACGCCCGTTTGCAGGGCCCAAAGCAGTGCTCGCCTATCTGTCACGCTATACCCACCGGGTGGCGATCTCCAACCAACGCCTGGTCGCGCTCGACGAACATGGCGTCACCTTCCGCTGGAAGGACTACCGCGTAGACGGACGCACACGCAACAAGACCATGACGCTCCAGGCAGATGAGTTCGTGCGCCGGTTCCTGCTGCACGTGCTGCCTGGCGGCTTCCACCGCATCCGCCACTACGGTCTGCTCGCGAACCCATCGCGGCGCGAGAATCTCGCGACGATACGCGAGTTGCTGGGCGCCGCGCCTAACAGTGTCGGCCTCAGTGCCAACGTCGTATCCACCGTGGAAGTACCGCCAAGCTTCGTTTGCCGGCACTGCGGTTCGCCAATGATCATCATCGACATACTCCAACGCAGCAGACCTATCCGGGCACCGCCTGTCGAGTGCGCCCACGCATGAACGCCATCGTGTCAGGATGCACAATTCGACTGTCGGCTCTTCGGCAACGAGAGCCAATAGCAGACGCCTGTGCCTATCGTTCCAAACAGGCAGTCTGGCGCTGGCCGAGTCGGCGCGATGACAACCCACCGCTGTGCCGTCGCCGCGATCATGCGTGTCTAACCGCAGATTTACCCGCGTTTATATCCACCATGCCTTCAATGGGATCGAACAAATCGCCATAGCGGTGAAACGTTCAGACCATGCCGGAGCACTCCGCGGTTTCCTCCCTTGGGGCTTGTAGGACGCCTGCCCGCTGGCGTCTGGGGGAGTTGACGTGTCGATGGATCAGGGCAGGCGTCCTACAACCCTAAACATTTCTTGCCGGTCGTCGGTACAGCATAGCCGCCATTCGAGCGGCTGATTCACTCTCGATATCTGACGTTCAAAGTCTCTGGCATCAAGCGGCAAGCACCTTTTTGCTTCACCCGCGCTCGCCAGCACGGACGAGCATCGATCTACCGCTTCGAAGCGCTACCGGCGGCGAGCGCGGCGGGATCGACAAGACGGTCGTATTCATCGCCGTCGAGAAATCCGAGCGCGACCGCTGCCTCGCGTGGCGTGACGCGGTCGCGAAACGCTCTTGCCGTAATCTGTGCAACGCGGTCGTAGCCGAGTATCGGATTGAGGGCAGTGACTGCGAGGAGCGATCGGTCAACGTTGCTCGCGAGTTGCTCTCGATTCACTTCAATGCCACGTACCAGGCGCCTCGCAAAAATGCTGACTGAATCAGCGAGCACACGCAACGACTGCAGCAGGTTATAGACAAGTACCGGTTTGGCGACGTTCAGTTCGAAGTTTCCGGAAGCGTTCGCCAGGGTGACCGTCTGGTGGTTACCGATAACCTGAAAACACGCCTGGACAAGCACTTCTGCGATCGTCGGATTGCGCTTTCCCGGCATGATCGAAGAAGTCAGTCCATCATCGGGAATCAACAATTCGCCGAGACCACAGCGAGGACCGGAAGCGAGCAATCTAATGTCGTTTGCGATCTTCAGTAGCGATGTCGCGATCGTGTTCAACGCGCCCGATAGTTCCACTAGAGCATCATGCGCCGCCATGCCTTCGAACTTATGGGCACTCGGGACAAACGACAAACCGGTAACGTCTGCGAGCGCCGCACAAAAGAATGTGTCGAAGCCTTCGGGCGCGTTCAGCCCCGTGCCGGCAGCCGTGCCGCCCTGAGGCAGAATCAAGAGCCGGGGCAAGGCATCGTCGATACGAGCCAGTGCATTGGACAGTTGGCGCTCGAATGTTTCGAACGTTTGCCCCATGGTCATCGGCACAGCGTCCATCAAATGCGTGCGAGCGACCTTTACGACGTCCGCGAAGGCATGGCTCCGCTCAGCAAGCGCCGATCGAAGTTCTTCCAGCGCGGGCCGCAAACGTCCCCTCAACTCGATCGCGGCTGCCACGTGCATCACCGTCGGAAAGCTGTCGTTCGATGACTGTGAGCGGTTGACGTGATCATTGGGGTGCACCGGATTCTTGGTCCCGAGCGGTTGGCCGAATAACTCGTTTGCCCGGTTTGCGATGACCTCGTTGGCGTTCATGTTGGTTTGCGTGCCGGACCCCGTCTGCCAGATCGTCAAGGGAAAATGGT
Proteins encoded in this region:
- a CDS encoding IS110 family transposase: MPVVTVGIDLAKNVFAVHGVDEGGKAVLIKPRVSRDQLLTLIAQLPPCLIGMEACSGAHHWARMFQQYGHTVKLMAPKLVAPYRMSGKRGKNDAADAAAICEAVTRPSMRFVPLKDEHQQATLCLHRTRQGFVEERTAIYNRIRGLLSEFGVVLPQSPERLRREIPTHLDALPGWARRCISDLLEHAGNIEARLAEYDRAISEIARDDERSRRLMHLRGIGPTTASALLASLGAGHDFRNGRQVAAWIGLTPSQYSSGGKERLGAITKTGDAYLRNLLILGARSVMASLGDKQDRFSRWVRSLVERRGYWRAAVAIAAKNARMAWATLKYGDAFKALPATA
- a CDS encoding IS110 family transposase; this translates as MNYSGIDLHSNNSVVSVIDETDRVVAEKRLPNDLAKILAFLAPWRAGMAGVVVESTFNWYWLVDGLQTAGYVVHLANTTAIKKYDGLKHSGDETDARYLAHLLRLGILPVGTILPARLREVRDLARKRMQLVRSCTSHILAVENITARQYGTRITSNQVKRLDEHAVDQMGLPDNVALAVRANVAVITTLREQIAIVERRLQKEVARHPDYVLLTTVPGIGQTLATVIMLETGTIERFANAGNFASYARCVDSQRMSNGKKKGEGNTRNGNPYLCWAFIEAANFAMHFSTEARLFYERKKARTNSVLARKALAHKLARACFHMLKERKPFDVTRCFA
- a CDS encoding tyrosine-type recombinase/integrase — its product is MTTPSQGISPLRQRMMDDMRMRRLAPATQANYLRVVREFTVFLGRSPDTATVEDLRRYQLHLVDRGVSPISLNAAITGLKFFFATTLGQGELMAKMRPIYLPRTLPVILSRDEVGRLIAAASNLKHQTALAVAYGTGLRASEVVALKVGDIDSQRMTLRVEQGKGQKDRYAMLSPVLLERLRVWWRVARAQGKMLDGGWLFPGLNPIESLSTRQLNRVVHAAAEAAGIDKRVSMHTLRHSFATHLLEQKVDIRVIQVMLGHKKLETTALYAQVATDILREVVSPLDGLDPA
- a CDS encoding IS91 family transposase translates to MAHCALEVADVFRALGPAWRQSAHLNLGQLKVMSAIEQCRSAALGGHVLRCQGCARIEIAYNSCRNRHCPRCQATAARRWLQAREADLLPVEYYHVVFTLPAAISAIAYYNKAVIYGLLFDIAAETLRSIAADPKHLGAQIGATLVLHTWGSALTHHPHVHGIVPGGGLSPDRSRWVACKPGFFLPVRVLSRLFRRRFLEELEAIYRRGQLRFFGEYAELNDMAAFAGWLAPMRTCEWVVYAKRPFAGPKAVLAYLSRYTHRVAISNQRLVALDEHGVTFRWKDYRVDGRTRNKTMTLQADEFVRRFLLHVLPGGFHRIRHYGLLANPSRRENLATIRELLGAAPNSVGLSANVVSTVEVPPSFVCRHCGSPMIIIDILQRSRPIRAPPVECAHA
- a CDS encoding class II fumarate hydratase produces the protein MIMPSRIEHDAFGPVEIPSDRYWGAQTQRALGLFEIGEERFPTVLTRAFGLQKRAAAQANVQCGVLAQEIASAIEKAAIELHEGRWDDHFPLTIWQTGSGTQTNMNANEVIANRANELFGQPLGTKNPVHPNDHVNRSQSSNDSFPTVMHVAAAIELRGRLRPALEELRSALAERSHAFADVVKVARTHLMDAVPMTMGQTFETFERQLSNALARIDDALPRLLILPQGGTAAGTGLNAPEGFDTFFCAALADVTGLSFVPSAHKFEGMAAHDALVELSGALNTIATSLLKIANDIRLLASGPRCGLGELLIPDDGLTSSIMPGKRNPTIAEVLVQACFQVIGNHQTVTLANASGNFELNVAKPVLVYNLLQSLRVLADSVSIFARRLVRGIEVNREQLASNVDRSLLAVTALNPILGYDRVAQITARAFRDRVTPREAAVALGFLDGDEYDRLVDPAALAAGSASKR